The Macrococcoides canis genome has a window encoding:
- a CDS encoding TerC family protein, translating into MDPSILLAYAWVIVVLVVLEGLLAADNAIVMAVMVKHLPEEQRKKALFYGLVGAFVFRFIALFFITVLAKYWEIQALGAAYLLFMSAKSLYTYFKKKDHADDPNVPNIAEEEGEETKGSGFWMTVLKVEFADIAFAIDSMLAAIAIAVTLPHVGPDFFGLNAGQFTVMFIGGMLGVILMRFAATYFIKLLEKYPGLEAAAFAIVGWIGVKLVVLVLAHDAIHVLPHDFPHSLQWQLIFWGVLLSILAIGFITSARKNKRSHS; encoded by the coding sequence ATGGATCCAAGTATTTTATTAGCTTATGCATGGGTAATTGTCGTATTAGTCGTATTAGAAGGGTTGCTTGCAGCAGATAATGCCATCGTCATGGCCGTAATGGTTAAGCATCTCCCTGAAGAACAAAGAAAGAAAGCTTTATTCTATGGTTTAGTCGGCGCATTCGTATTCAGATTTATCGCATTATTCTTCATCACAGTACTCGCAAAGTATTGGGAAATTCAAGCACTCGGGGCAGCATACTTACTGTTTATGTCCGCTAAGAGTTTATATACTTACTTCAAGAAGAAAGATCATGCAGATGATCCGAACGTACCGAATATCGCTGAAGAAGAAGGCGAAGAAACAAAAGGTAGCGGTTTCTGGATGACAGTATTAAAAGTTGAATTTGCTGATATCGCATTTGCGATCGACTCGATGCTTGCTGCAATCGCAATTGCAGTTACACTGCCACACGTCGGACCAGACTTCTTCGGACTTAATGCCGGTCAGTTTACGGTAATGTTTATCGGAGGAATGTTAGGTGTTATCTTAATGCGATTCGCTGCAACATACTTCATCAAGTTACTTGAGAAATATCCTGGACTTGAAGCAGCAGCATTCGCTATTGTAGGATGGATTGGTGTGAAACTCGTTGTACTTGTGCTCGCACATGACGCAATACACGTATTACCGCATGACTTCCCACATTCATTACAATGGCAGTTAATCTTCTGGGGTGTATTACTTTCTATATTAGCAATCGGTTTTATTACGAGCGCAAGAAAGAACAAAAGAAGTCATTCATAA
- a CDS encoding DedA family protein: MQQWIMNVMEQFGYFGVFLLILLENVFPPIPSEVILTFGGFMVDQSPKLSFIGMLTASTLGAVSGAIVLYYLGHILGLRRIEKIIDKYGFILRLDIEDIHKANKWFNKYGYTAVFLCRFVPLIRSLISIPAGLSQMSIIPFVLYTTVGTIIWNAVLIYLGMALGQNWEKVLHYFDMYSNVLYIVMAILIIAGIIYLYKRKK; the protein is encoded by the coding sequence ATGCAGCAATGGATTATGAACGTCATGGAACAGTTCGGTTACTTTGGCGTGTTCTTACTCATTCTTCTTGAAAATGTGTTCCCCCCGATTCCATCAGAAGTAATATTAACGTTTGGCGGATTTATGGTTGATCAGTCCCCTAAACTTTCATTTATCGGCATGCTCACCGCTTCTACGCTCGGTGCAGTTAGTGGTGCAATCGTACTCTATTATTTAGGTCATATTCTAGGGCTCAGAAGAATAGAGAAGATTATCGATAAATATGGTTTCATCTTAAGACTCGACATCGAAGATATTCATAAGGCAAACAAATGGTTCAATAAATATGGTTATACAGCAGTATTCTTATGTCGCTTTGTTCCCCTTATCAGAAGCTTAATCTCGATACCAGCAGGACTCAGTCAGATGTCTATTATTCCTTTCGTACTCTATACGACAGTCGGAACAATTATCTGGAATGCTGTTCTCATATACTTAGGTATGGCGCTTGGTCAGAACTGGGAGAAAGTACTGCATTACTTTGATATGTACTCTAATGTGCTTTACATCGTAATGGCAATACTAATAATTGCAGGCATCATCTATCTATATAAACGCAAAAAATAA